Genomic window (Synechococcus sp. LA31):
TTGCCGGGCAGCACCTCGCCCTTGAACACCCACACCTTGATTCCCAGCACCCCGTAGGTGGTGGTGGCCACTTTGGTGGCGTAATCGATGTCGGCACGCAGGGTGTGTAGAGGCACACGGCCTTCGCGGCTCCATTCGGTGCGGGCGATCTCGGCACCATTGAGGCGGCCGCTCACCTGAAGCTTCATGCCAAGCACCCCGGCGCGCTGAGCGCGCTGGATCGCCATGCGCATCACGCGGCGGAAAGCCACGCGCTTCTCCAATTGCTGAGCGATGTACTCAGCCAGCAGGTAAGCGTCAGCGTCAACGCGCTCCACTTCCACCACGTTGATCCGCACCTGACGGGCGGTATCACCAATGGTTTTCTGGATACCGCTGCGCAGATCCTCGATGCCGCTGCCTTGACGGCCAACGAGCACGCCGGGGCGGGCGGTTTTGAGTTCAACCTCGAGCTGATCAGCCTTGCGGGCGATCACCACGTCGCTGATGCCAGCGGCGCTGTACTTCTTGTGAATGAACTTGCGGATCCGATCGTCTTCTTGAAGAAGAGTCGGGTAGGTCTTGCTGGGGGCGTACCAGCGGGACCGGTGCTCCTGGGTGATCCCCAGGCGCAGGCCGGTTGGATGGATCTTGTGTCCCATCGGTCGGTGTCCTCGGGGGTCAGGCGGCAGGAGCCACAGCAATGCTGATGTGGCAGGTTTTTTTCTGAATCGCGTAGGCGCGACCCTGGGCGCGGGGGCGGAAACGCTTCATCACCGGACCCATATCCGCCGTGGCGGAAGAGATCACAAGAGAAGCGGGATCGAGACCCAGGTTGTTCTCGGCGTTGGCCACAGCACTCCGTAGGACCTTGGTGATCGGGCCTGTGGAGCGGTAGGGCATGAACTCGAGCATGATCAGCGCGTCGCGGTAGCTGCGACCACGGATCTGATCGAGCACACGACGCACCTTGGACACGGAGCCGCGGATGTAGCGGCCGTGTGCCTGGGCAGTGGTGGATGAGGTGTTAGCCATGTGCTCAGCGGCCTCCTTTCTTGTCCTTGATGTGGCCGCGGAAGTTGCGGGTGGGCGCAAATTCCCCAAG
Coding sequences:
- the rpsC gene encoding 30S ribosomal protein S3 is translated as MGHKIHPTGLRLGITQEHRSRWYAPSKTYPTLLQEDDRIRKFIHKKYSAAGISDVVIARKADQLEVELKTARPGVLVGRQGSGIEDLRSGIQKTIGDTARQVRINVVEVERVDADAYLLAEYIAQQLEKRVAFRRVMRMAIQRAQRAGVLGMKLQVSGRLNGAEIARTEWSREGRVPLHTLRADIDYATKVATTTYGVLGIKVWVFKGEVLPGNKDKVPVGAAPKRRASRRPQQFEDRSNEE
- the rplV gene encoding 50S ribosomal protein L22; translated protein: MANTSSTTAQAHGRYIRGSVSKVRRVLDQIRGRSYRDALIMLEFMPYRSTGPITKVLRSAVANAENNLGLDPASLVISSATADMGPVMKRFRPRAQGRAYAIQKKTCHISIAVAPAA